The genomic segment CCAAAGCGATTCGTGCTCTCGCCAGAGCGGCAGCCGCAGGGCGCACCCGATTGGTTTCTGCAAGCCGATGAGGATGGCGACGGGCAGGTGCTGCTGGCGGAACTCGCCGCGGTGTCTCCCGAGTTGGTATCGCAATTCCCGCGGTTTGATCTGAACAACGATGGCGTGATCACCGCGGCCGAGGTTAGCGCCAGCGCTTTGGATGGGGCTGTAACCACCGACGCGGCCCCAGCTCCTCCCGGTTCGTCGCCATCGGCAGCACCGTAGCGCGGCCGCTGGTCGATCGCGTCGCCGACGAAGGCGCCGAATGAATCGACTGTAGCGAGGCGCGTAGATGCGAAGCGATTGACGATCGTTTCGATTGGTTGCCGCGCATCTTTTTTCGAGCTACCCATTGAATAGTCGCTGCGCGCATTGCGGCGACAAAGTTTTTGGGAGCGAACTATGCGGCGGTCAGTCACCCAGAAGCACAGGCGGAATTCGCGTCGCGCGGTCGTCGCGGTCGAAGCCGCGATGGTATTGCCGGTCTTGATCGTGCTGCTGTTTGGCGTTTGGGAGGTGGGGCGGTTAGTGCAGGTGCAACAACTCCTGACCAACGCGGCGCGCGAAGGCGCCCGCGCCGCGGCGGGAGGTTACATCAACGGCACACCGGTGAGCACCACCACGGTGGAAAACAACGTTCGCACGTACCTCTACGCTTCGGGGCTTCCGTCAACGGCCGTATTGGGAACCCAGGTCAATGTGACCAACCTGAGCGGCAATAGTTGGACGCACCCCTCCGACGCGCTGCCGCTCGACGCGTTTCGCGTCACCGTGACAATTCCATCCGGCGCGCCGTTCGACAGTTTGCGCTGGGCGCTGGTCAATCGCATCACCGGCGTGACTCAAATGAGCGCCAGCGTCGATTGGCGATCGGCCACCGACTCGAAGATTACGGTCGACACCACCATTCCACTTTGAGCCGTTCTCCGGCGATATCAACCATGACGCGATCAGGCCAATCCGATTGGACGAAAAAAAAGCGTGCTCGCCGCCGCGGCGCCGTGCTGGTTGAAGCGGCGCTAGTGCTGCCGCTGTGCATGATCTTCATTCTGGGAATGTTCGAGTACGCGCGCTATGTGATGTTCGTGCAGCTCGTGAACAACGCGGCGCGCGAAGGGGTGCGCTATGCGGTCGCGCATGGCCAGCCGGTCACGATCGCCGGCACAACGTACGGCAACAGCACGAGCGACGTAACCAATATCGTCAATCA from the Pirellulales bacterium genome contains:
- a CDS encoding pilus assembly protein — its product is MRRSVTQKHRRNSRRAVVAVEAAMVLPVLIVLLFGVWEVGRLVQVQQLLTNAAREGARAAAGGYINGTPVSTTTVENNVRTYLYASGLPSTAVLGTQVNVTNLSGNSWTHPSDALPLDAFRVTVTIPSGAPFDSLRWALVNRITGVTQMSASVDWRSATDSKITVDTTIPL
- a CDS encoding pilus assembly protein, whose translation is MTRSGQSDWTKKKRARRRGAVLVEAALVLPLCMIFILGMFEYARYVMFVQLVNNAAREGVRYAVAHGQPVTIAGTTYGNSTSDVTNIVNQYLGGQSLIGQQVQVYLSDAVGQNIGNWNDAQSGENICVRISGDYGLMSARLLMAPATFPVQLQAVMRIENN